CATAGGCCGTCGTCTTCATCTGCGCGCCCATCGCGGCCAGCACGTCCGGGTGGCTGTGGCCCAGCGACGACACGGCGGCGCCGCCGCTCGCATCCAGGTAGGTATTGCCGTCGCTGTCGCGCATGTACATGCCGAACGCGCACACGGCGGTGGGTGGCGTCCGGCGCAGGTTCCGGTGGATCATATGGGTCATGATGTCCTCGTCGTGGTTGGTCTTCCGGTCGACAGTAGCCTTCAAGAAACATCAAGACTTTGATTTTTCCCCTGCTTTCAGCGAATATTTCCCATATGACAGACCGTTTCCCGCCCATTTCCCCGGAACATATGACGCCGGAACAACAGGCTGCCGCCCGGGCCGTCATCGACGGGCCGCGCGGCGCGCTGTACGGCCCGTTCGTGCCGCTGCTGCGCAGCCCGGAACTGATGGGTGCAGCCCAGCAGATGGGCGCGTACCTGCGCTACCGCAGCGCGCTCGGCACGCGGCTGTCCGAACTGGTCATCCTGGTCACCGCGCGGCACTGGAACCAGCAGGTGGAATGGGCGATCCATGCGTCGCTCGCGGCGCAGGCCGGCATAGCCGCGGCCGTGATCGACGCGATCGCACAGCGCCGCCCGCCGCCGGGCCTGGCGCCGGACGAGCAGGCCGTGTACGACTTCTGCACCCAGCTGCACGAACGCAAGCGCGTATCGGACGATGTGTACGACGCGGCGTTGCGCCTGTTCGGCGAACGCGGCGTCATGGATCTGATGGGATTGAACGGCTACTACACGTTCCTGGCGATGGTGATGAATGCGGCGCAGACGGCGGCGCCGCCGTCGCCTGCCGCGCCGCTGCCGGAATAAAAAAAAACCCGGCAGTGCCGGGTTTTTCGTTACTTCAGGATCTTGTGCAGCCAGCCGGAAATGTCGTTCACTTCTTCCGGCGACACGGAGTGCTGCATGTAGTAATCGTGCCACTCCACCTGGTAGCCGAGCGTTTGCAGCAGGTCGCGCGAGGCGGTGGCGCGGGCCAGCGGGATCACCTGGTCGAGCCGGCCGTGCACGAGGAAGATCGGCGTGTCCTGGTTGGCCGGGCTGCGCTCGGCGGCCACCTTGTCGGCCAGCGGCACGTAGCCGGACAGGCACAGCAGGCCGCCCAGCTTTTCCGGGTAGCGCAGGCCGGTCTGCAGCGTCATCGCGCAGCCCTGCGAGAAGCCGCCCAGGATGATGCGGTGGGCGGGAATGCCGCGCGCCTTTTCACGGGCGATCAGCGCTTCGACCTGCAACTGCGATGCGCGCAGGCCTTTTTCGTCTTCCTGGCGCCCCAGGTCGGTGTGGACGATGTCGTACCACGAGCGCATCGTGTAGCCGCCGTTGATGGTCACGGGCATCGTGTTCGCGTGCGGGAAGATGAAGCGGATGCCGGGCAGGCCGGACAGGTTCAGTTCCTGCACGAACGGCACGAAGTCGTTGCCGTCCGCGCCCAGGCCGTGCAGCCAGATGATGGCGACCTGCGGGTTGTCGTTGGTGGCGACTTCGATGTTCGGTAGCACGTCAATCATGCGTTTTCCTCGTTACAGTGGAGTGGCCGCCGCACGGTTCCTGATGGCGGACTTCGGCCGGAATGCCTTGCACACGGCGCTGTCGGTTTCGATGTACGGGCCGCCGATCAGGTCGATGCAGTAGGGAACGGCGGCGAAGATGCCCGCGGCGACCTGGTTGCCGGCATCGTCCTTCAGGCCTTCCAGCGTTTCCCGGATGGACTTGGGCTGGCCCGGCAGGTTCATGATCAATGTGGCATGCGGTGCGGTGGCACGATCGTCGGATTCACGGATCACCGCCACCTGCCGCGACAGGATCGCGGTCGGGACGAAGTGCAGGCTGATCTGCCGCATCTGTTCGCCGAAGCCCGGCATTTCCTTCGTGCCCACCGCCAGCGTGGCTTCGGGCGTCACGTCGCGCCGCGCCGGGCCGGTGCCGCCGGTGGTCAGCACCAGGTGGCATTTCACCGTA
Above is a window of Pseudoduganella dura DNA encoding:
- a CDS encoding carboxymuconolactone decarboxylase family protein, with product MTDRFPPISPEHMTPEQQAAARAVIDGPRGALYGPFVPLLRSPELMGAAQQMGAYLRYRSALGTRLSELVILVTARHWNQQVEWAIHASLAAQAGIAAAVIDAIAQRRPPPGLAPDEQAVYDFCTQLHERKRVSDDVYDAALRLFGERGVMDLMGLNGYYTFLAMVMNAAQTAAPPSPAAPLPE
- the mog gene encoding molybdopterin adenylyltransferase, which codes for MTTATTDAAKPAPGPDELANLLVIGLVSVSDRASSGVYQDGGIPALEEWLNGAITTPFRVETRLIPDDRATIEATLVELADTVKCHLVLTTGGTGPARRDVTPEATLAVGTKEMPGFGEQMRQISLHFVPTAILSRQVAVIRESDDRATAPHATLIMNLPGQPKSIRETLEGLKDDAGNQVAAGIFAAVPYCIDLIGGPYIETDSAVCKAFRPKSAIRNRAAATPL
- a CDS encoding alpha/beta hydrolase — its product is MIDVLPNIEVATNDNPQVAIIWLHGLGADGNDFVPFVQELNLSGLPGIRFIFPHANTMPVTINGGYTMRSWYDIVHTDLGRQEDEKGLRASQLQVEALIAREKARGIPAHRIILGGFSQGCAMTLQTGLRYPEKLGGLLCLSGYVPLADKVAAERSPANQDTPIFLVHGRLDQVIPLARATASRDLLQTLGYQVEWHDYYMQHSVSPEEVNDISGWLHKILK